One stretch of Candidatus Bathyarchaeia archaeon DNA includes these proteins:
- the gltA gene encoding NADPH-dependent glutamate synthase, which translates to MRKQEPKVRAKNFKEVALGYTEEEALEEASRCLTCPKPQCVTGCPVGVPIPEFIKCIKEKKYAEGIATIKTKNALPAVCGRVCPQESQCQSKCVVGKMGDPISIGRLERFLADWERDNGFQLPPKPEPTGKKVAVIGAGPAGLTVAADLVKRGHEVTQFEALHVGGGVLSYGIPEFRLPKAIVQNEVNYVQKLGVELRLGNLIGRTHTIPELMKEGGYDAVFIGSGAGLPQFTGCPGENLGGVYSANEFLIRVNLMKAFAFPDYDTPIRIGKHVVVIGGGNVAMDCARCSMRLGAEVCLVYRRSRDELPARHEEIENAEEEGLVCKFLAAPLEFIGNERGWVKAMKCICMELTEPDARGRRGVKTIPGSEFTMDVDTVIIAIGQTPNPIIGRTTEGLVSDPKRGTICVDEVGKSSLDGVYAGGDVATGAATVISAMGAGKRAAQAMHEYLTNKK; encoded by the coding sequence ATGCGTAAACAAGAGCCTAAAGTGCGCGCGAAAAACTTCAAGGAAGTAGCTTTAGGTTACACCGAAGAAGAAGCCTTAGAAGAAGCCAGCCGATGCCTGACCTGTCCAAAGCCTCAGTGCGTAACTGGCTGCCCCGTAGGTGTCCCAATTCCCGAATTCATCAAATGCATCAAAGAAAAGAAGTACGCCGAAGGCATCGCCACCATCAAAACCAAGAATGCTCTGCCTGCAGTCTGCGGACGTGTCTGCCCTCAAGAATCCCAGTGCCAAAGCAAATGTGTCGTCGGCAAAATGGGTGACCCAATCAGCATTGGACGCTTAGAACGATTCCTCGCAGACTGGGAACGCGACAACGGTTTTCAGCTTCCACCTAAACCCGAGCCAACAGGCAAAAAAGTTGCAGTAATCGGCGCTGGACCCGCAGGACTCACCGTTGCAGCTGACCTTGTCAAGCGCGGACACGAAGTCACCCAGTTCGAAGCCCTCCATGTGGGCGGCGGTGTGCTTTCTTACGGCATTCCCGAGTTCCGTTTACCCAAAGCCATTGTCCAAAACGAAGTCAACTACGTCCAAAAACTCGGTGTCGAGCTTCGCTTAGGCAACCTCATCGGCAGAACCCACACCATCCCTGAACTTATGAAAGAAGGCGGATACGACGCAGTGTTCATCGGCAGTGGTGCAGGCTTACCCCAATTCACTGGGTGCCCCGGCGAAAACCTCGGCGGCGTCTACAGTGCCAACGAGTTCCTCATTCGCGTTAACCTCATGAAAGCCTTCGCATTCCCCGACTACGACACCCCAATCCGCATCGGCAAACACGTTGTTGTCATCGGAGGCGGAAACGTAGCCATGGACTGCGCCAGATGCAGCATGCGCTTAGGCGCAGAAGTCTGCTTGGTCTACCGTCGTTCACGCGATGAGCTACCCGCACGACACGAAGAAATCGAAAACGCTGAAGAAGAAGGCTTAGTCTGCAAGTTCCTCGCAGCGCCCCTAGAGTTCATCGGCAACGAACGCGGCTGGGTCAAAGCCATGAAATGCATCTGCATGGAACTCACCGAACCCGACGCCAGAGGCAGACGCGGAGTCAAAACAATCCCTGGCAGCGAGTTCACCATGGACGTCGACACAGTCATCATCGCCATCGGACAAACACCTAACCCCATCATCGGACGCACAACCGAAGGCTTGGTAAGTGACCCCAAGCGCGGAACCATCTGCGTTGACGAAGTCGGCAAAAGCAGCCTTGACGGAGTGTATGCAGGCGGAGACGTCGCCACAGGTGCAGCCACAGTCATCAGCGCCATGGGTGCAGGTAAACGCGCAGCACAAGCAATGCACGAATACCTCACAAACAAGAAGTAG
- a CDS encoding long-chain fatty acid--CoA ligase, with protein MFAITKENKSWFKKWPQNVPKTLTFPQVPLFELLNQTAKAHPENTAISYLNRKISYQKLNLLSDQFAAALEASGVRKGDCVALFLPNIPQFVIAYYGVLKAGAVLTAISPLHREREVEHQLADSQAQTVVLLDSLLPVVEAVWQKTLLKRAIITSPSEYALTPASIQLQGHNPNVILFQDFLKTSNQPPKIALDPTVDLAALQYTGGTTGTAKAAMLTHQNLVANAVAFASWINGAESDVFLAALPLFHIYGMTTSLNVPISLASTVVLMPKFDPVTVLQTIQQQKISVYCGSPTMYSILLANPELSKYDLTSIRVCISGASPLPPQVQKTFMQITGGLLAEGYGLSEASPVTHCNPVDKTMKTVRVGSIGLPLPGTDAKIVDLVTGANALGADEVGELTVKGPQVMKGYWRQPDETAMVLRDGWLLTGDIARMDSEGYFYITDRKKDLIKYKDYSVYPREIEDVLYEHPTVKLCAVVGKPVSGVGEIPKAFVVLKDGASVSAQELTAFVNGKVAPYKAVRELEFRKELPLSSAGKVLRRRLRDEQLSSN; from the coding sequence GTGTTTGCTATTACTAAAGAAAACAAGTCTTGGTTTAAAAAATGGCCTCAAAATGTCCCAAAAACCTTAACTTTCCCTCAGGTCCCCCTGTTCGAACTTCTAAACCAAACTGCAAAAGCTCACCCTGAAAACACCGCCATCTCGTATCTTAACCGCAAAATCAGCTATCAAAAACTGAACTTGCTTTCTGACCAGTTTGCCGCGGCGCTGGAAGCTTCGGGAGTTAGGAAGGGTGACTGTGTAGCCCTCTTTTTGCCCAACATTCCCCAGTTCGTAATTGCTTACTATGGGGTCCTCAAGGCAGGCGCGGTTCTGACGGCAATTAGCCCCTTGCATCGGGAACGTGAAGTCGAGCATCAACTGGCTGACTCCCAAGCCCAGACCGTGGTTTTGTTGGATTCGCTTCTTCCAGTGGTGGAGGCGGTTTGGCAGAAAACCCTCCTGAAACGTGCCATCATTACAAGCCCAAGCGAATACGCCCTGACACCCGCGTCCATACAGCTTCAAGGGCACAACCCAAACGTAATACTTTTCCAAGATTTTCTCAAAACCAGCAACCAACCCCCCAAAATCGCCCTTGACCCCACAGTGGATTTGGCGGCGCTGCAGTACACTGGCGGAACCACGGGCACCGCAAAGGCAGCCATGCTGACCCACCAAAACCTCGTTGCCAACGCAGTGGCTTTTGCCAGCTGGATAAACGGCGCTGAATCCGACGTTTTTTTGGCGGCGCTTCCTCTGTTCCACATTTACGGCATGACCACCAGCCTTAACGTCCCCATAAGCCTTGCCTCCACAGTGGTTCTGATGCCCAAATTTGACCCTGTCACTGTGCTGCAAACCATTCAGCAGCAAAAAATCAGTGTTTACTGTGGCTCCCCAACCATGTACTCCATTCTTTTGGCTAATCCTGAACTAAGCAAATACGACCTGACTTCAATTCGTGTCTGTATCTCCGGTGCCTCGCCGCTCCCACCCCAAGTCCAGAAAACCTTCATGCAAATCACAGGCGGCTTGCTGGCGGAGGGCTACGGCTTATCCGAGGCTTCCCCAGTTACTCACTGTAACCCAGTGGATAAGACCATGAAAACCGTGCGCGTAGGCTCCATCGGGTTACCCTTACCCGGAACAGACGCCAAAATCGTGGACCTTGTAACGGGCGCAAACGCTCTTGGGGCAGACGAAGTGGGCGAGCTTACCGTCAAAGGACCGCAGGTCATGAAGGGGTATTGGCGGCAACCCGACGAAACCGCTATGGTTCTGCGCGACGGCTGGCTTCTCACCGGCGACATCGCCCGCATGGACAGCGAAGGCTACTTCTACATAACCGACCGCAAAAAAGACCTCATCAAATACAAAGACTACAGCGTCTACCCCCGCGAAATCGAAGACGTTCTCTACGAGCACCCCACAGTGAAGCTCTGTGCCGTTGTCGGTAAACCTGTATCAGGCGTAGGCGAGATTCCCAAAGCCTTTGTGGTGCTTAAGGATGGCGCTTCTGTTTCGGCGCAAGAACTGACAGCTTTTGTCAACGGCAAAGTCGCCCCCTACAAAGCGGTTCGCGAATTGGAGTTCCGCAAAGAGTTGCCTTTGAGCTCTGCGGGAAAAGTGTTGCGGCGACGCCTGCGCGATGAACAGTTATCATCCAATTAG
- a CDS encoding sulfide/dihydroorotate dehydrogenase-like FAD/NAD-binding protein — protein MVTKKTLSYKETLFEVEAPDIAAKAQAGQFIIVVPHEKGERIPLTICGYDTQKGTVSFAFHEVGKTTKELGCYNEGDCLLNVTGPLGNPSEIKKYGKVLCVGGSIMIAPIILQIKAMKEAGNHVTTVLGARIKEAMILEKEARELSDEVYVATDDGSYGYKGLDFLKELLEKEKFDRCVVMGPVVMMRDVSEITKPYGIPTIITLTPVMIDGMGMCGVCRVTVGGKMLFGCVDGPEFDGHLTDFEELIQRQRQMLPEERLSSLVWETSGGCKCGRNKA, from the coding sequence ATAGTAACCAAAAAAACCCTTTCCTACAAAGAAACTCTGTTCGAAGTTGAAGCACCCGACATCGCCGCTAAAGCTCAAGCGGGACAATTCATCATTGTGGTTCCCCACGAGAAAGGTGAACGTATACCCTTAACCATCTGTGGTTACGACACCCAGAAGGGCACGGTTTCGTTTGCTTTCCACGAAGTCGGCAAAACAACCAAGGAACTTGGCTGCTACAACGAAGGCGACTGTCTGCTGAACGTAACTGGTCCCTTGGGTAACCCCTCAGAGATCAAAAAGTACGGCAAGGTTCTCTGCGTCGGCGGCAGCATCATGATTGCCCCCATAATCTTGCAGATTAAAGCCATGAAAGAAGCTGGTAACCACGTCACCACCGTTTTAGGCGCCAGAATCAAAGAAGCAATGATTCTGGAGAAAGAAGCCCGAGAACTCAGCGACGAAGTCTACGTAGCCACAGACGACGGCTCGTACGGCTATAAAGGCTTAGACTTCCTCAAGGAGCTTTTGGAGAAAGAAAAGTTTGACCGCTGCGTCGTCATGGGACCCGTGGTTATGATGCGTGATGTCAGCGAAATAACCAAACCCTACGGCATACCCACAATCATCACCCTAACCCCCGTCATGATTGACGGCATGGGCATGTGTGGCGTCTGCCGTGTTACAGTCGGCGGAAAGATGCTGTTTGGCTGTGTCGACGGACCAGAATTCGACGGTCACCTGACGGACTTTGAGGAACTGATTCAGCGCCAGCGTCAAATGCTTCCAGAAGAGCGTTTAAGTTCACTCGTATGGGAAACAAGTGGAGGTTGTAAGTGTGGCAGAAACAAAGCCTAA
- the hypF gene encoding carbamoyltransferase HypF translates to MRLKVNVKGIVQGVGFRPFVYRIAVKNGLTGYVRNRGDAGVEIHLEGTEEAAAGFLRDLQKQKPPLAQIYEIQKAALTGKNEYETFTIIRSSEALEHSGSVIPPDSAICNDCLRELRDPNDPRFDYFFITCTNCGPRFTIIERLPYDRKNTTMQEFPLCGLCAREYRDPLNRRFHAQTVACPTCGPKAYLTTNRGEPVDVDDPVREAGRLLSEGKIVAVKGYGGFHIAASAVREEPLVRLRASKHRLAKPFALMARSIDAIGGFAEVNPKEQELLTSPAHPIVLLNKAASYTLSPLIAPDLHNVGVMLPYSAMHYMLFDQVPDAAFVMTSANPTSQPIINNNTHALNVLGGTVDYFLFHNRKIAHRCDDSVTRVHGARNVFIRRSRGYAPAPIMLKQKAKHCVVALGGELNNTSCVLNGNKAFLSQHIGDMENLETRGFLKEATSHLIRLTNSKIDAVACDLHPKFTTTHLAQELAEQNGWSLVRVQHHHAHVAALMAEHGVGEVVGVACDGYGYGADGGAWGGEILHCSDTSKGFRRVGHLEPQPLLGGDVSTRYPLRIAAAVLNKTMDITQWLTENTVHLPHGRTEAELLLTQLQKPQNIPQTTSVGRILDAASAILGICYERTYEGEAAMKLESAAVNGKDVLKLPPQICGGVLETTGLLSEIYQNRRRFSVADLAFSVHVYLARGLGALAADKAVELGVGNVGFTGGSAVNALLVQMMREVVEARGLRFLVHEAVPSGDGGVSFGQAFVGGFWGF, encoded by the coding sequence TTGCGTCTAAAAGTCAACGTTAAGGGTATTGTTCAAGGTGTGGGATTTCGCCCGTTCGTGTACCGCATCGCCGTCAAAAACGGGCTGACAGGGTACGTGCGCAACCGCGGGGACGCTGGCGTAGAAATCCATCTTGAAGGGACAGAGGAAGCTGCCGCGGGTTTTTTGCGTGATTTACAGAAGCAGAAGCCACCGCTGGCTCAAATTTACGAAATCCAAAAAGCAGCTCTCACGGGCAAAAACGAGTACGAAACCTTCACAATTATCCGTAGCTCGGAGGCGTTGGAACATTCGGGTTCGGTGATTCCGCCTGACAGCGCCATCTGCAACGACTGCCTACGTGAACTGCGTGACCCAAACGACCCCCGCTTTGACTACTTCTTCATCACCTGCACCAACTGTGGACCCCGCTTCACCATCATCGAACGCTTGCCCTACGACCGCAAAAACACCACCATGCAAGAGTTCCCCCTCTGCGGCTTATGTGCCCGAGAGTACCGTGACCCATTAAATCGGCGTTTTCACGCACAAACCGTGGCTTGCCCCACCTGCGGACCCAAAGCCTACCTGACCACAAACCGCGGCGAACCCGTAGATGTAGATGACCCTGTGCGGGAAGCGGGGCGGCTGCTGTCGGAGGGCAAAATCGTCGCGGTGAAGGGCTATGGGGGCTTTCACATTGCCGCATCCGCTGTCAGGGAGGAGCCGCTGGTTAGGCTTCGAGCCTCGAAGCACCGTCTGGCTAAGCCGTTTGCCCTGATGGCTCGCAGCATAGATGCCATCGGCGGGTTCGCCGAAGTTAACCCGAAGGAACAAGAACTGCTTACCTCACCCGCACACCCAATCGTTCTACTCAACAAAGCCGCCTCATACACTCTTTCGCCGCTGATTGCGCCCGACTTGCACAACGTAGGCGTCATGCTGCCATACAGCGCCATGCACTACATGCTCTTCGACCAAGTTCCCGACGCCGCCTTCGTGATGACCAGCGCCAACCCCACCAGCCAACCCATAATCAACAACAACACCCACGCCCTAAACGTCTTAGGCGGCACGGTGGATTATTTTCTGTTTCATAACCGCAAAATAGCTCACCGATGCGACGACAGCGTTACCCGCGTCCACGGCGCCCGCAACGTGTTCATTCGCCGAAGCCGCGGATACGCACCCGCCCCCATCATGCTCAAACAAAAAGCAAAACATTGTGTGGTCGCTTTGGGCGGGGAACTTAACAACACCAGCTGCGTTCTCAACGGAAACAAAGCCTTCCTCAGCCAGCATATTGGTGATATGGAAAACTTGGAAACCCGCGGTTTCCTCAAAGAAGCCACCTCGCACCTTATTCGGCTTACCAACAGCAAAATCGACGCCGTCGCCTGCGATTTACACCCCAAATTCACCACCACCCACCTCGCGCAGGAACTCGCTGAACAAAACGGTTGGAGTCTGGTTAGGGTGCAGCATCACCATGCGCATGTTGCCGCGTTGATGGCTGAGCACGGTGTCGGTGAGGTTGTGGGGGTTGCCTGTGATGGTTACGGTTATGGCGCTGATGGTGGGGCTTGGGGCGGCGAAATCCTCCACTGCAGTGACACATCGAAGGGTTTTAGGCGGGTGGGGCATCTGGAGCCGCAGCCCCTTCTGGGTGGAGACGTGTCCACGCGGTATCCCCTGCGCATAGCCGCCGCAGTTCTAAACAAAACAATGGACATAACCCAGTGGCTCACAGAAAACACAGTGCACCTACCCCATGGACGAACCGAAGCCGAACTGCTCCTCACCCAACTTCAAAAACCCCAAAACATCCCCCAAACCACCAGCGTCGGCAGAATCCTTGACGCTGCATCCGCAATACTTGGCATATGCTACGAACGCACCTACGAAGGTGAAGCAGCAATGAAACTCGAATCTGCAGCCGTCAACGGCAAAGATGTCCTGAAACTGCCTCCCCAAATATGTGGCGGAGTGCTGGAGACAACGGGGCTGCTGTCGGAAATCTATCAGAACCGTCGCAGGTTTTCCGTGGCGGACTTGGCTTTTAGCGTTCACGTTTACTTGGCGAGGGGGCTTGGAGCGTTGGCTGCAGATAAAGCCGTTGAGTTGGGGGTTGGAAATGTCGGATTCACAGGCGGCTCAGCCGTCAACGCCTTGCTTGTCCAAATGATGCGGGAGGTGGTGGAGGCGCGGGGGCTGCGTTTTCTGGTGCATGAAGCAGTTCCTTCTGGTGATGGTGGCGTTTCCTTTGGGCAGGCATTTGTTGGTGGCTTTTGGGGTTTTTAA
- a CDS encoding HypC/HybG/HupF family hydrogenase formation chaperone produces MCLAIPARVMSITGDKAQVDFGEKVLREVNVTLVDAKVGDYVLVHAGYAIQTMSEKDALETLSLWNEVLDAGTQ; encoded by the coding sequence ATGTGTTTAGCTATACCCGCACGTGTCATGAGCATCACGGGCGACAAAGCGCAAGTGGATTTCGGCGAGAAAGTTCTGCGTGAAGTTAACGTGACATTGGTTGACGCGAAAGTAGGCGACTACGTTTTGGTTCACGCAGGCTACGCAATCCAGACCATGAGCGAAAAAGACGCTTTAGAAACCCTTAGTTTGTGGAATGAGGTTTTAGACGCAGGAACCCAATAG
- a CDS encoding NAD(P)/FAD-dependent oxidoreductase translates to MEKWDLIIVGAGAAGLAAGIYGARSGLRTLLLDERLAGGTAAEAPMVENYPGFPQILGTELAEKMTLHCKKAGAVIHDVEPVVSMDLEGEVKKVKTSRADYEATAVIIATGSHYNELGVKGEKEFHGRGVSYCGVCDGPFFKGKHVLVVGGGNSACTTTLYLGGIAGEVTVVHRRDAFRAEEALVKDVSSKANIKVYWNTEIQEIKGEKVVNSVVLFNVKTKETTELPVSAVFVQVGESPNSAPALEAGVEAEEGGKSIKIDMHQRTNLAGVFAAGDVTNHPVKQVGTAVGQGITAALEAYSYIKRPYYRK, encoded by the coding sequence ATGGAAAAGTGGGATTTGATAATTGTCGGTGCAGGCGCAGCTGGGTTGGCTGCAGGCATTTATGGTGCCCGGAGTGGGTTGCGTACGCTTCTTTTGGATGAACGGCTGGCAGGCGGAACCGCAGCTGAAGCCCCCATGGTGGAGAACTACCCTGGCTTTCCCCAGATACTTGGCACTGAACTCGCCGAAAAAATGACGCTGCACTGCAAAAAAGCAGGCGCCGTCATCCACGATGTCGAACCCGTCGTCAGCATGGACCTTGAAGGCGAAGTTAAAAAGGTGAAGACTTCCCGCGCCGACTATGAAGCCACCGCCGTTATCATAGCCACTGGCTCCCACTACAATGAACTCGGCGTAAAAGGTGAAAAAGAATTCCACGGCAGAGGCGTCAGCTACTGCGGCGTCTGCGACGGTCCCTTCTTTAAAGGTAAACATGTCCTGGTGGTTGGAGGCGGCAACTCTGCCTGCACAACTACCCTTTACCTTGGTGGTATCGCAGGTGAAGTCACAGTTGTCCACAGGCGGGACGCTTTCCGCGCTGAAGAAGCGTTGGTTAAGGATGTTTCCTCAAAAGCCAACATCAAAGTTTACTGGAACACCGAAATCCAAGAAATCAAAGGCGAAAAAGTCGTCAACTCCGTCGTGCTCTTCAACGTTAAAACCAAAGAAACCACTGAGTTGCCTGTGTCTGCGGTTTTTGTGCAGGTCGGCGAGTCCCCCAATAGTGCACCTGCGTTGGAGGCAGGCGTGGAAGCTGAAGAAGGCGGCAAAAGCATCAAAATTGACATGCATCAACGAACTAACCTTGCAGGTGTTTTCGCAGCTGGCGACGTAACCAATCATCCCGTGAAGCAAGTGGGAACTGCAGTGGGGCAAGGCATAACCGCCGCCTTAGAAGCCTACAGCTACATTAAACGACCCTACTACAGAAAATAA
- a CDS encoding hydrogenase iron-sulfur subunit, whose translation MSEKCLAAVKINQDLCSRCAVCYSLCPFEAITREEESGKVEIDNQKCQVCGICYSACPVTAIEMAYYDYDHLNEYVNNELKTAQADTLVMMCRGNSPSTGEIADILKEQGLSVTNYIPLRVPCAGRIPADFIFTALSSGVKNIVSVQCEDAFCRMKEGTKIETRRLLLSKAVLQQLGYDENAVRVVKYSRKAVYVTEECVGCDKCVFVCPYGAITAQSFATPTIDTQKCTGCGACQLVCPHDAIQVKGFEFNNVLDRYGCAITKLKEQKNAPAVLVFSCQWSEYSGLDDPECVLKGKNAMVLEVPCFKSLDPVHIVNAFRSGFDGVMGVVCAAEDCKLQEGRDVAERQLGVLQDVLKKLGLSDRFEMVELSPRCENQFKPHFEAFYNKIAAMPQCTVAIEMEAKGKRTK comes from the coding sequence ATGAGTGAAAAGTGTCTCGCTGCCGTGAAAATTAACCAAGACCTGTGTAGTCGTTGTGCAGTATGCTATTCTCTGTGTCCTTTTGAAGCCATAACCCGTGAAGAAGAATCTGGCAAAGTGGAAATAGATAACCAGAAATGTCAAGTTTGCGGGATTTGCTACAGCGCATGTCCCGTAACTGCCATTGAGATGGCTTACTACGACTACGACCACCTAAACGAATACGTTAACAACGAATTAAAAACCGCACAAGCCGATACTCTTGTTATGATGTGCCGCGGAAACTCGCCCTCCACTGGCGAAATCGCTGACATCCTCAAGGAACAAGGCTTAAGCGTCACAAACTATATCCCCCTGCGTGTACCCTGTGCAGGAAGAATCCCTGCTGACTTCATTTTCACCGCCTTAAGTTCTGGCGTGAAAAACATTGTTTCTGTCCAGTGTGAAGACGCCTTTTGCCGCATGAAGGAAGGCACAAAAATTGAAACTCGCCGCCTGCTTTTGAGCAAAGCCGTTCTTCAACAGTTGGGCTATGACGAAAACGCAGTGCGTGTTGTCAAATATTCCCGAAAAGCAGTTTACGTTACCGAAGAATGTGTGGGCTGCGACAAATGCGTCTTTGTCTGCCCATACGGAGCAATCACCGCACAATCGTTTGCAACCCCCACAATTGACACGCAAAAATGCACGGGTTGCGGCGCTTGCCAGCTGGTTTGCCCACATGACGCCATCCAAGTGAAAGGTTTTGAATTCAACAATGTCTTGGACCGTTACGGATGCGCCATAACCAAACTGAAAGAGCAGAAAAATGCTCCCGCAGTTTTGGTCTTTAGTTGTCAATGGTCTGAATATTCAGGTTTAGATGACCCTGAATGTGTTCTCAAAGGCAAAAACGCCATGGTGCTGGAGGTTCCCTGCTTTAAATCCTTGGATCCCGTGCACATCGTGAACGCCTTCAGGTCAGGATTTGACGGCGTCATGGGTGTGGTCTGTGCTGCAGAAGACTGTAAACTGCAGGAAGGCCGCGATGTAGCAGAGCGCCAACTTGGTGTCCTGCAAGACGTGCTCAAGAAGCTGGGTCTTTCTGACCGCTTTGAAATGGTTGAACTCTCACCAAGATGCGAGAATCAATTCAAACCTCACTTTGAAGCTTTCTACAACAAAATTGCTGCGATGCCCCAGTGTACTGTAGCAATTGAAATGGAGGCGAAAGGAAAACGTACAAAATAG
- the hypD gene encoding hydrogenase formation protein HypD, which yields MVTSQSYRDPEMAKRVADKINALTPKNGVIKICHVCGTHEWTISHFGIRSLLPSNIEVIAGPGCPVCILPASEVDAAIQMAKKGIVITCFGDVLRVPGSHGALLDAKAEGADIRIVYSTSDAVKMAQEEPQKEFVFFAVGFETTAPSTAIEVGRKAAKNLSFLVSHRVVPPAMELLAKMDDLQLKGFIAPGHVSTIIGVEPYAVFPQKYGLPTVVAGFEPLDLLFSVYMIVKQLSEGKPRLENEYSRGVSWQGNVKAQRLINEAFEVVDGKWRGLGVIPNSTLALKDAYSSFDALKKHSVPLVDGVDSQPGCQCHLVVVGKIKPPACPLFLKACTPQNPVGACMVSMEGTCRVWAKTVNAQ from the coding sequence ATGGTGACCTCGCAAAGTTATCGAGACCCCGAAATGGCAAAACGCGTAGCCGACAAAATAAACGCCTTAACCCCCAAAAACGGCGTAATCAAAATTTGCCATGTCTGCGGAACCCACGAATGGACCATAAGCCACTTCGGCATACGCAGCCTTCTACCCTCCAACATTGAAGTAATCGCAGGACCCGGATGTCCCGTATGCATTTTGCCCGCCTCCGAAGTGGACGCCGCCATCCAAATGGCAAAAAAAGGCATCGTGATAACTTGTTTTGGGGATGTGTTGCGGGTTCCCGGCTCCCATGGGGCACTTTTGGACGCCAAAGCTGAAGGTGCAGATATCCGCATTGTCTACAGCACCAGCGACGCAGTCAAGATGGCGCAGGAAGAGCCGCAAAAAGAGTTTGTTTTCTTTGCAGTCGGGTTTGAAACCACGGCGCCTTCCACGGCAATTGAGGTCGGTCGGAAAGCGGCAAAGAACCTGAGTTTTCTGGTTTCTCATCGGGTAGTGCCTCCCGCCATGGAGTTGCTTGCCAAAATGGATGACTTACAGCTCAAGGGTTTTATTGCGCCCGGTCATGTGAGCACAATTATTGGGGTTGAGCCTTATGCGGTTTTTCCCCAAAAATATGGGTTGCCCACAGTTGTGGCGGGGTTTGAGCCGTTGGATTTGCTGTTCTCAGTTTACATGATTGTTAAGCAGCTTAGCGAAGGTAAACCTCGACTGGAGAATGAGTATTCTCGCGGAGTCAGTTGGCAAGGCAACGTGAAAGCCCAGCGCCTAATTAACGAAGCTTTCGAGGTGGTCGATGGGAAATGGCGCGGTTTAGGTGTCATTCCAAACTCCACGCTTGCACTCAAAGATGCTTACTCTTCCTTCGATGCACTCAAGAAACACAGTGTCCCGTTGGTGGACGGTGTTGATTCACAGCCCGGTTGCCAGTGCCATTTGGTGGTTGTAGGCAAAATCAAACCTCCTGCTTGTCCCTTGTTTCTTAAAGCGTGCACTCCTCAAAACCCTGTAGGCGCATGCATGGTTAGCATGGAAGGAACATGCCGCG